Part of the Corynebacterium efficiens YS-314 genome is shown below.
GGGCCTGGCTGATATCGGTCTCGACCAGGACCGTGAGCCGGACTCCGGAATCCGGGCCATCGACCTGCCCCATGGTGAGTCCCTCCGGGTGCGTATCGTCCAGCTCAATGAGATCCTTCAGGTTGATCAGGAGCAGTTCAGTATCCTGAGCTCCGCGGGCATCCGGATCGGTACGGAGGTGGACATCATCAATGAGCAGGGTCGCGTGGTGATCACCCACAACGGGATGATGGTGGAGCTCATGGATGATCTCGCCCATGCCGTGCGTGTGGAGAAGGTCGACGGACTCAACTGATGAAACTCCTGGTCACCGGCGGGGCGGGTTATGTCGGTAGTGTCTGCGCTGCCGTCCTCGTTGAACGTGGACATGATGTCACCGTTATCGATAATTTCACCACCGGCAACCGCGAGGCCGTCCCGGCCTCCGCCACGCTGGTGGAGGGCGATGTCCGTGACGTAGCCGATGAGGTACTGGCTGCCGGGGGGTTCGACGGGGTGGTGCACTTCGCCGCGCGTTCCCTGGTGGGTGAATCCGTGGATCACCCGGCCGACTACTGGCAGCATAATATGGTCACCTCCCTGACCCTGCTCGATGCGATGCGCGCCCACGGGGTGGACAACCTGGTATTTTCCTCCACGGCGGCCACCTACGGTGAGCCGGAACAGGTTCCCATCACCGAGGACATGCCCACCGCCCCCACGAATCCCTATGGGGCATCCAAGCTGGCCATCGACTATGCCATCACCTCCTATGCCCGGGCTTATGGGCTGGGGGCCACCAGCCTGCGCTATTTCAACGTGGCGGGAGCCTATGGGAACATCGGTGAAAACCGGGAGGTGGAAACCCATCTGATCCCCCTGGTGCTGCAGGTTGCCCTGGGCCACCGGGAGAAGATCTTCATGTTCGGTGACGACTGGCCCACCGCAGATGGCACCGCGGTACGCGATTACATCCACATCCACGATCTGGCCGAGGCACATGTCCTGGCCCTGGAGTCCAACGTCGGTGGAACCCACCGCATCTTCAATCTCGGATCGGGTGATGGTTACAGCGTCAGACAGGTGGTGGAGATGTGCCGTGAGGTTACCGGACACCCGATCCCCGCCGAGGTGGCGCCCCGGCGCGCCGGAGACCCGGCGGTGCTGATCGCGTCCTCGGAGAAGGCACAACGGGAACTCGGGTGGAACCCCACCCGCACCGATCTGCGCACCATCGTGGAGGATGCCTGGGCATTCACCTCACAGCTCGGCGAACGCGCGCACAGCGCCCACCGCGGTTAACACGTCCCTGTTCAGGCCGCCGGGGCGATTCCACCGTTGCTCCCGGGGCTGTACTGGGCCCGGACCATCGTATTGCCCCGCATGCAGGCGTCCACCATGGTGTCGAACTGCCCGTCCGCGAGCCCGTGTCGCAGCAGACCCGAGAAGCTGTGGTCCGGATCGGTGCTGAGGGCGGCATCCAGGGCCGGGATGGCCTTCATCCCGAGGTTCTGGCGGATCACCGCGATGGAGTACAGACACAGCGCATTACAGCGGATACCTCCATCGAATGTCTTCGCCACGGCCATGAACAGATCCGCAGCGACCCGGGGGTTGTCCACACTGTGGTGCAGTATCGAGTCCCGGAGCAGCACAGAGGTGAGATAGGCCGCGGCATCGCGGAGCACACCCGGTTTACGTAACAGAGTGGCCACGGTGGAGCGGCTGCCGGACACTGTGACTCGGTCGATGATGGCTTCGAATTCCTCCAGTGCCGCATCGAAGGCACCACCATCCGGGTCGGTCCTGATGGCTCGCAGTATGTCCTCGCCCCGGCGTTGTGCCTGGGCACCCAGCTCCCGGATACCGTCGTCGGTGAGGAAACGGTTGTCGCGGTCGAAGGCTGCATAGGCATCTGTCCGTGTGGCTTCCGGCAACTGCCCATGCTCGAGGAGGTTGCGGGTGGCCACCGCACCGGTGACCGGGGC
Proteins encoded:
- the galE gene encoding UDP-glucose 4-epimerase GalE — protein: MKLLVTGGAGYVGSVCAAVLVERGHDVTVIDNFTTGNREAVPASATLVEGDVRDVADEVLAAGGFDGVVHFAARSLVGESVDHPADYWQHNMVTSLTLLDAMRAHGVDNLVFSSTAATYGEPEQVPITEDMPTAPTNPYGASKLAIDYAITSYARAYGLGATSLRYFNVAGAYGNIGENREVETHLIPLVLQVALGHREKIFMFGDDWPTADGTAVRDYIHIHDLAEAHVLALESNVGGTHRIFNLGSGDGYSVRQVVEMCREVTGHPIPAEVAPRRAGDPAVLIASSEKAQRELGWNPTRTDLRTIVEDAWAFTSQLGERAHSAHRG
- a CDS encoding DUF4192 domain-containing protein, producing MPENNTTQSTSVLGTPGDLIANIPGILGFYPTESVVFTVMFREGESTRHTLGPVIRVNIDELDLLPDVGRAIESTDADLIFCFIITGNCADGWVEGIVDTLFSTAESGTIPITACWITTGIYSGEIYQLAFGPSPAELGGPGGGLLDWEEGRIAPVTGAVATRNLLEHGQLPEATRTDAYAAFDRDNRFLTDDGIRELGAQAQRRGEDILRAIRTDPDGGAFDAALEEFEAIIDRVTVSGSRSTVATLLRKPGVLRDAAAYLTSVLLRDSILHHSVDNPRVAADLFMAVAKTFDGGIRCNALCLYSIAVIRQNLGMKAIPALDAALSTDPDHSFSGLLRHGLADGQFDTMVDACMRGNTMVRAQYSPGSNGGIAPAA